A part of Amycolatopsis lurida genomic DNA contains:
- a CDS encoding serine/threonine-protein kinase, producing the protein MDDWALPGFTEMGSLGEGGFGRVVLARHDESAQVVAIKYLYARFAADPRRLAEFRHEAQILSRVSGPHIARLHQFVETPQGAAIIMEAVHGISLKEILGRQEKLEPEAALAILKGSLLGLAGAHAAGTVHRDYKPANVLVTREGQSKLVDFGIAVLAGQAGVAAGTPAYMAPEQWAGGIATPATDVYAATCVFFQCVAGHRPYEAEQTEVLRTLHEYAPIPFGEVPEPVRDLIARGMAKDAAQRPSGAAEFVTELEASARKAYGEDWERNGWHWLAKGAGALVALSPLALLGAGTAAAPVVAGGAAATGGGIAIGLKVTAAIAAVTAAAVGTVVVVNADGDEAPPRTTTVAAMKVDLLTRTEKLDGFDYNGKYVRISGLPDKAAEERVNKALMAPIDGWLAGVWPNGYPPQREPDGDIPHMKTEAEILRQDDKLLTVVYKRSIDSVQFGNHGGFSIRPIVIDLTKGEQIPNAHLFDNVDGTADRMRMLEDMLFDAARPGDCLADAPSEPEHLPVGAMSDPWSVTGDAVLQAAPTANGMTFYVYGSVLGYPRVCDPTQVTVEYRHLLHLMSPAVMNLLGGPQAQRTKEVDVGAFTITTPEKWSLLSGAPIERNLVTADQCAGGMQPVQCASVVFSDNSRSDPATPPYEPGKPYNRSTGPRPCHSIGAPGETQGAPTLQLKELRPVGTKRAAYEEWRLTCSGGGSVTQRVWFLPKTQLVIVDEWNTPGLDKILEEARWN; encoded by the coding sequence GTGGACGACTGGGCCTTGCCGGGTTTCACCGAGATGGGGTCGCTGGGCGAAGGCGGATTCGGCCGGGTCGTGCTGGCCCGGCACGACGAATCCGCGCAGGTCGTGGCCATCAAATACCTGTACGCGAGGTTCGCCGCCGACCCTCGGCGCCTGGCCGAGTTCCGCCATGAGGCGCAGATCCTGAGCCGCGTTTCGGGGCCGCACATCGCCCGTCTGCACCAGTTCGTCGAGACCCCGCAAGGGGCCGCGATCATCATGGAAGCCGTTCACGGAATCTCTCTGAAAGAGATCCTCGGCCGCCAGGAGAAGCTCGAACCCGAAGCCGCGCTCGCCATCCTCAAGGGCTCGCTGCTCGGGCTCGCCGGCGCGCACGCCGCGGGCACCGTCCACCGCGACTACAAACCGGCCAACGTCCTGGTCACCCGGGAGGGGCAGAGCAAGCTCGTTGACTTCGGCATCGCCGTGCTCGCCGGGCAGGCCGGGGTCGCCGCGGGCACACCCGCGTACATGGCGCCGGAGCAGTGGGCGGGTGGCATCGCCACGCCCGCGACCGACGTCTACGCCGCGACCTGCGTGTTCTTCCAGTGCGTCGCCGGGCACCGGCCGTACGAGGCCGAACAGACCGAAGTGCTGCGCACGCTGCACGAATACGCCCCGATCCCGTTCGGCGAGGTCCCCGAACCGGTCCGCGACCTCATCGCGCGCGGCATGGCGAAGGACGCCGCCCAGCGGCCGTCGGGCGCGGCCGAGTTCGTCACCGAACTGGAGGCGTCCGCCAGGAAGGCGTACGGCGAGGACTGGGAGCGCAACGGCTGGCACTGGCTCGCCAAAGGCGCCGGTGCTCTGGTCGCCCTCTCCCCGCTGGCCCTGCTCGGCGCCGGCACGGCCGCGGCACCGGTCGTCGCGGGCGGAGCGGCGGCCACCGGCGGCGGGATCGCGATCGGGCTCAAGGTGACCGCCGCGATCGCGGCCGTCACCGCGGCCGCCGTCGGCACGGTCGTCGTGGTCAACGCCGACGGTGACGAAGCGCCGCCCCGGACGACGACCGTCGCCGCGATGAAGGTCGACCTCCTCACCCGCACCGAGAAACTCGACGGCTTCGACTACAACGGCAAGTACGTCCGGATCAGCGGTTTGCCGGACAAGGCCGCCGAAGAGCGGGTCAACAAGGCGCTGATGGCGCCGATCGACGGCTGGCTCGCGGGCGTCTGGCCCAACGGCTACCCGCCACAGCGCGAACCCGACGGCGACATCCCGCACATGAAGACCGAAGCCGAGATCCTGCGCCAGGACGACAAGCTGCTCACGGTCGTCTACAAACGCTCGATCGACTCCGTCCAGTTCGGCAACCACGGCGGCTTCAGCATCCGCCCGATCGTCATCGATCTGACGAAGGGCGAACAGATCCCCAACGCGCACCTCTTCGACAACGTCGACGGCACCGCCGACCGGATGCGCATGCTCGAAGACATGCTCTTCGACGCCGCGAGGCCGGGTGACTGCCTCGCCGACGCGCCGAGCGAACCCGAGCATCTGCCGGTCGGCGCGATGTCGGATCCGTGGTCCGTCACCGGCGACGCCGTGCTGCAGGCGGCACCGACCGCGAACGGGATGACGTTCTACGTCTACGGATCCGTGCTCGGCTACCCCCGGGTCTGCGATCCGACGCAGGTCACCGTCGAATACCGCCACCTCCTCCACCTGATGAGCCCAGCGGTCATGAACCTGCTCGGCGGCCCACAGGCGCAACGCACCAAAGAGGTCGACGTCGGCGCCTTCACCATCACCACCCCGGAAAAGTGGTCGCTGCTCTCCGGCGCCCCCATCGAGCGCAACCTGGTGACGGCCGACCAGTGCGCGGGCGGGATGCAGCCCGTCCAGTGCGCGAGCGTCGTCTTCAGCGACAACTCGCGGTCCGACCCGGCCACCCCGCCGTATGAACCGGGCAAGCCCTACAACCGCTCGACCGGTCCGCGTCCGTGTCACTCCATCGGCGCACCCGGGGAGACCCAGGGGGCGCCTACCCTCCAGCTGAAGGAACTTCGCCCGGTCGGGACGAAGCGGGCCGCCTACGAAGAGTGGCGGCTCACGTGTTCTGGCGGCGGTAGCGTCACCCAGCGGGTCTGGTTCCTGCCGAAAACGCAGCTCGTCATCGTCGACGAATGGAACACTCCAGGCCTCGACAAGATTCTGGAAGAGGCCCGATGGAACTGA
- a CDS encoding serine/threonine-protein kinase: MELTDEWRLPGFTELEQLGTGTFGRVVLARQDNTGHVVAIKYLFSRFAADPAHLAAFRQEALALHRVSSPHVVKLHEFFETPQGAAIVMEAINGVSLRSVLQAEGALEPEAALAVLKGSLLGLAAAHSAAVVHRDYKPANVLVADTGESKLVDFGTAVLAGERGPSVGTPAYMAPEQWSGGQATPATDVYAATCVFFQCVAGHRPYQADDTEVLRTLHEHAPIPFGEVPQPVHEIVALGMAKDPSKRPVDALMFVSELERVARAGYGDEWERKGWSRLAKAAGVLAAATPLVLLSAGTAAAPGVAAAGTGAVAASTGGIAAGLKVAIGVVAATAAVVGSVVVFSDASTPPPPSPPTTQQAVALKVAMKTRSGTVPGTTLPYSGDHPEVTGSTDQAWLKRVNDALTAPIDEWNRKTGPGAAKLEPERGPYKLLTKAEVRSQNERYLSVRYTHDLENKPHSTWGNGRAAVTIDLKEGKALTPAELFAPGKFTDDGLRTLAELLWPDKQQCGALSSTFPYQPLKTADLAEEPKVWLAFTPSAVEVTVDLNLLGFATACGVQDYTLPYDKLAGLLNPELVEGVTGGKPLKGTSSAPPAPGFTDVSAGALTLHLPQDWSVVSQGLEKVLVAPGCPDPKKYFNCKYVLLTDNSLQSAEQPPYRPGEFYRRSAGGRACNAAGRKDLRQEGDAVRTVSTVAPVSGASATYEEWTIQCVPRGQTGGSGETQVTQRIWFVADRQIVVMDEWRTPGVEELLRTATIS; the protein is encoded by the coding sequence ATGGAACTGACCGACGAGTGGAGACTGCCCGGCTTCACCGAGCTGGAGCAGCTGGGCACGGGCACCTTCGGCCGCGTGGTGCTCGCACGCCAGGACAACACCGGACACGTCGTCGCGATCAAGTACCTCTTCTCCCGCTTCGCGGCGGACCCCGCGCATCTCGCCGCGTTCCGGCAGGAAGCGCTGGCGCTGCACCGGGTGTCGAGCCCGCACGTCGTGAAACTGCACGAGTTCTTCGAGACGCCGCAGGGCGCGGCGATCGTCATGGAGGCGATCAACGGCGTCTCCCTGCGCTCGGTGCTCCAGGCCGAAGGCGCTCTCGAACCCGAGGCCGCACTCGCGGTACTGAAGGGTTCGCTGCTCGGGCTGGCCGCGGCGCATTCCGCGGCTGTCGTCCACCGGGACTACAAACCGGCCAACGTCCTCGTCGCCGACACCGGCGAGAGCAAGCTGGTCGACTTCGGCACGGCCGTCCTGGCGGGGGAACGGGGCCCGTCCGTCGGCACGCCCGCGTACATGGCGCCTGAGCAGTGGTCGGGCGGACAGGCCACGCCCGCGACCGACGTCTACGCCGCGACCTGCGTGTTCTTCCAGTGCGTCGCCGGGCACCGGCCCTATCAGGCCGACGACACCGAAGTGCTCCGCACGCTGCACGAACACGCGCCCATCCCGTTCGGCGAAGTTCCCCAGCCGGTGCACGAGATCGTCGCGCTGGGGATGGCGAAGGATCCCTCGAAACGACCGGTCGACGCGCTCATGTTCGTCAGTGAACTGGAACGCGTCGCCCGCGCCGGTTACGGCGACGAATGGGAACGCAAGGGCTGGTCACGGCTCGCGAAGGCGGCGGGCGTGCTCGCCGCGGCGACGCCGTTGGTCCTGCTCAGCGCCGGTACGGCGGCCGCTCCCGGGGTCGCCGCCGCCGGGACGGGCGCGGTGGCCGCGTCGACCGGCGGGATCGCGGCCGGCCTGAAGGTCGCCATCGGTGTCGTCGCGGCGACGGCCGCCGTGGTCGGCTCGGTGGTCGTCTTCTCCGACGCGAGCACACCGCCGCCGCCGTCACCGCCGACCACGCAGCAGGCCGTCGCGCTCAAGGTCGCCATGAAGACCCGGTCCGGGACCGTGCCCGGCACGACCCTCCCCTACAGCGGGGACCACCCCGAGGTGACCGGGTCCACCGATCAAGCCTGGCTGAAGCGCGTCAACGACGCCCTGACGGCGCCGATCGACGAGTGGAACCGCAAGACCGGCCCGGGCGCGGCCAAGCTGGAGCCGGAACGCGGCCCGTACAAGCTCCTCACGAAGGCCGAAGTGCGCTCGCAGAACGAGCGGTACCTCTCGGTGCGCTACACGCACGACCTCGAGAACAAACCGCATTCGACCTGGGGGAATGGTCGTGCCGCGGTGACCATCGACCTGAAGGAGGGCAAGGCGCTCACGCCCGCCGAGCTGTTCGCCCCCGGAAAGTTCACCGACGACGGGCTGCGGACCCTCGCCGAACTGCTCTGGCCCGACAAGCAGCAGTGCGGTGCCCTCAGCAGCACCTTCCCGTACCAGCCCCTCAAGACGGCCGACCTCGCCGAAGAGCCGAAAGTGTGGCTCGCGTTCACCCCGTCGGCCGTCGAGGTCACCGTCGACCTCAACTTGCTCGGCTTCGCCACCGCCTGCGGAGTCCAGGACTACACGCTGCCGTACGACAAGCTGGCCGGTCTCCTGAACCCGGAGCTCGTCGAGGGCGTGACCGGTGGAAAGCCGCTGAAGGGAACTTCGTCCGCTCCGCCCGCCCCAGGATTCACCGACGTCTCGGCCGGCGCGCTCACTCTGCATCTGCCGCAGGACTGGTCCGTGGTGTCGCAGGGGCTGGAGAAAGTACTCGTCGCCCCCGGCTGCCCGGATCCCAAGAAGTACTTCAACTGCAAGTACGTCCTCCTCACGGACAACAGCCTGCAGTCCGCCGAGCAGCCGCCGTACCGGCCCGGTGAGTTCTACCGGCGCAGCGCGGGCGGCCGGGCCTGCAACGCCGCCGGGCGGAAGGACCTCCGCCAAGAGGGTGACGCCGTCCGCACGGTTTCCACCGTCGCACCGGTCAGCGGGGCTTCGGCGACCTACGAGGAGTGGACGATCCAGTGTGTTCCTCGTGGACAGACGGGCGGAAGCGGCGAGACACAGGTGACCCAGCGGATCTGGTTCGTTGCGGACAGGCAAATCGTGGTGATGGACGAATGGCGGACACCCGGCGTCGAAGAACTCCTGCGCACCGCGACGATCTCCTGA
- a CDS encoding ribose-phosphate diphosphokinase, translated as MREDIAVFSGSAHPELAEEICAHLGVPLHPVKVQRFANDCLEVQLEANCRERDVFLIQPLVRPVQEHLVELLLMLDAARGASAKRITVVMPHYSYARSDKKDAPRISIGGRLVADLMATAGADRVLAMTLHSPQVHGFFSVPVDHLHALQELAKHFRQYDLSATTVVSPDLGNAKEAAHFARLLGVQVAAGAKQRFADDRVEISSVIGEITGRDVIVLDDEIAKGSTVIELLTKLRELKPRSIRVACTHGLFSSGALERIGSQPDVLEVVCTNTVPIPPEEQSPKLRVLSIAPALAEAMRRIHNGESVSALFETA; from the coding sequence TTGCGCGAGGACATCGCGGTCTTCAGTGGCAGCGCACATCCCGAGCTGGCCGAAGAGATCTGTGCCCATCTCGGCGTTCCCCTGCACCCCGTGAAGGTGCAGCGGTTCGCCAACGACTGTCTCGAAGTCCAGCTCGAAGCGAACTGCCGCGAGCGCGACGTCTTCCTGATCCAGCCACTGGTTCGGCCGGTGCAGGAGCATCTCGTCGAGCTGCTGCTGATGCTGGACGCCGCACGGGGCGCGTCGGCCAAGCGGATCACCGTCGTCATGCCGCACTACTCGTACGCCCGCTCGGACAAGAAGGACGCGCCGCGGATCTCGATCGGCGGCCGTCTGGTCGCCGACCTGATGGCGACCGCCGGCGCCGACCGGGTGCTCGCGATGACACTGCATTCGCCGCAGGTGCACGGCTTCTTCAGCGTGCCGGTCGATCACCTGCACGCGTTGCAGGAGCTGGCGAAGCACTTCCGCCAGTACGACCTCTCCGCGACCACCGTCGTTTCGCCGGACCTCGGCAACGCCAAGGAGGCCGCGCATTTCGCCCGGCTGCTCGGCGTTCAGGTCGCCGCCGGCGCGAAGCAGCGCTTCGCCGACGACAGGGTCGAGATCAGCTCGGTGATCGGTGAGATCACCGGCCGCGACGTGATCGTCCTCGACGATGAGATCGCCAAGGGCAGCACGGTGATCGAGCTGTTGACCAAGCTGCGCGAGCTGAAACCGCGGTCGATCCGCGTCGCCTGCACGCACGGCCTCTTTTCCAGCGGCGCGCTCGAGCGGATCGGCAGCCAGCCGGATGTGCTGGAGGTCGTCTGCACGAACACGGTGCCGATCCCGCCGGAGGAGCAGAGCCCGAAGCTGCGGGTCCTGTCCATCGCGCCCGCGCTGGCGGAGGCGATGCGCCGGATCCACAACGGCGAGTCGGTCAGCGCCTTGTTCGAAACGGCTTAA
- a CDS encoding D-arabinono-1,4-lactone oxidase: protein MTRWSNWAGTATASPLRVHRPRDTAAIAEAIGRSAADGRRLRPLGSGHSFTAIAAADSDAMDLTGWTGIASADVAKGLVTVRSGTTLKQLNAELDALGLAMTNLGDIDAQTVAGAISTGTHGTGARLGGLATQIAALELVLADGTVVTCSADERPDLFAAARVGLGALGVISTVTLQCEPSFLLSAQERPEPLEQVLEGFDQFADENDHFEFYWFPYGKNALVKRNNRLPAGSERRPLTKLKEFVDYEVTENIAFGGLCRLGRAVPKLVQPLGRFASNILSAREYSDTSHRVFVTHRGVRFVESEFAIPREALHDVFSELRAFVPKLENPVAFPVEVRVAAADDIWLSTANGRDSAYIAIHQFVGMPYREYFAGFASIVGEVGGRPHWGKMHDLDAATLRSRYPRFDDFLRVRKEVDPAGVFTNTYLDRVLGTA, encoded by the coding sequence ATGACACGGTGGAGCAACTGGGCAGGCACCGCGACGGCCTCGCCGCTGCGCGTGCATCGGCCGCGGGACACGGCCGCGATCGCCGAAGCGATCGGCCGGTCCGCCGCGGACGGAAGGCGCCTGCGCCCGCTGGGCAGCGGCCACTCCTTCACGGCGATCGCCGCGGCGGATTCCGACGCCATGGACCTGACCGGCTGGACCGGGATCGCGTCGGCCGACGTCGCGAAAGGCCTGGTCACGGTCCGCTCGGGCACCACGCTCAAGCAGCTCAACGCCGAACTCGACGCGCTGGGCCTGGCGATGACCAACCTCGGCGACATCGACGCGCAGACCGTCGCGGGCGCGATCTCCACCGGCACCCACGGCACCGGCGCCCGGCTCGGCGGGCTCGCCACCCAGATCGCCGCACTCGAACTCGTGCTCGCCGACGGCACCGTGGTCACCTGTTCGGCGGACGAACGCCCCGATCTCTTCGCGGCGGCGAGGGTCGGGCTCGGCGCGCTCGGTGTCATCAGCACGGTCACCCTGCAGTGTGAACCTTCGTTCCTGCTCTCCGCCCAGGAGCGACCGGAACCACTCGAACAGGTCCTCGAAGGTTTCGACCAGTTCGCCGACGAGAACGACCACTTCGAGTTCTATTGGTTCCCCTACGGCAAGAACGCCCTGGTCAAACGCAACAACCGGCTTCCGGCAGGCAGCGAACGCCGTCCGCTGACCAAGCTGAAGGAATTCGTCGACTACGAGGTCACGGAGAACATCGCGTTCGGCGGGCTGTGCCGTCTCGGCCGCGCGGTGCCGAAGCTTGTCCAGCCGCTCGGCCGGTTCGCCTCGAACATCCTCTCCGCCCGCGAGTACAGCGACACGTCGCATCGCGTTTTCGTCACTCATCGCGGTGTGCGGTTCGTCGAGTCGGAGTTCGCGATCCCCCGCGAAGCACTGCACGACGTCTTCTCCGAACTCCGCGCGTTCGTCCCGAAGCTGGAGAACCCGGTCGCGTTCCCGGTCGAGGTGCGGGTCGCCGCCGCGGACGACATCTGGCTTTCGACCGCGAACGGCCGCGACTCCGCCTACATCGCGATCCACCAGTTCGTCGGCATGCCCTACCGCGAGTACTTCGCCGGATTCGCGTCGATCGTCGGCGAGGTCGGCGGCCGCCCGCATTGGGGCAAGATGCACGACCTCGACGCCGCGACGCTGCGCTCGCGGTACCCGCGGTTCGACGACTTCCTGCGCGTCCGCAAGGAGGTGGACCCGGCCGGGGTCTTCACGAACACCTACCTCGACCGAGTCCTCGGCACCGCTTAA
- a CDS encoding amino acid deaminase/aldolase: MTSATVYDLATKDLDPPFAVVDLDAFDANGADLLRRANGKPIRVVSKSVRCRYLLERVLARPGFEGLMCYSLAEAVWHVEQGTSEDIVVAYPTADHGALRRLAANDRARAAISIMVDSPEHLDLVDAALGQGHPEIRVCLELDASWRPLPGVHVGTRRSPVFSPRQAADLARTILSRKGFRLVGMMAYEGQIAGLGDAAGGGVKNSVVGWMQRKSIVEIAKRRAAAVRAVRALADLEFVNGGGSGSVESTGAEAAVTEIAAGSGLIGPTLFDGYAHFSPRPAAMFALPVVRRPAPKVATLFSGGYIASGPAESSRLPTPYLPEGLSLLGFEGAGEVQTPVSGEAARHLRLGDRVWLRHAKAGELAERFTHYHVVVGDRVDRTVPTYRGESQNFG, from the coding sequence GTGACCAGTGCGACGGTGTACGACTTGGCGACGAAGGACCTGGATCCTCCGTTCGCGGTTGTCGACTTGGATGCGTTCGATGCGAACGGCGCCGACCTGCTACGGCGGGCGAACGGCAAACCGATCCGCGTGGTCAGCAAATCCGTGCGCTGCCGCTATCTGCTCGAACGGGTCCTCGCGCGGCCCGGTTTCGAAGGCCTCATGTGCTACTCGCTCGCCGAAGCCGTCTGGCATGTCGAGCAGGGGACGTCCGAGGACATCGTGGTGGCGTACCCGACCGCCGATCACGGCGCGCTGCGCCGGCTGGCGGCGAACGACCGGGCGCGGGCGGCGATCTCGATCATGGTCGACTCGCCCGAACATCTCGACCTGGTCGACGCCGCGCTGGGGCAGGGGCATCCCGAAATCCGCGTCTGCCTGGAGCTCGACGCTTCGTGGCGGCCGCTGCCAGGGGTGCACGTCGGCACCCGGCGCTCGCCGGTGTTCAGCCCGCGACAGGCCGCGGACCTGGCACGGACCATCTTGTCCCGCAAGGGTTTCCGGCTCGTCGGGATGATGGCGTACGAAGGTCAGATCGCCGGGCTCGGCGATGCGGCCGGTGGCGGCGTCAAGAACTCGGTCGTCGGCTGGATGCAGCGGAAGTCCATTGTGGAAATCGCGAAACGCCGCGCGGCCGCGGTCCGCGCGGTGCGGGCCTTGGCAGACCTGGAGTTCGTCAACGGCGGTGGCAGCGGCAGCGTCGAATCGACCGGCGCCGAAGCGGCCGTCACCGAAATCGCGGCGGGCTCGGGCCTGATCGGGCCGACGCTCTTCGACGGCTACGCGCACTTCTCGCCGCGCCCGGCCGCGATGTTCGCGCTGCCCGTCGTCCGCCGCCCGGCACCGAAGGTCGCGACACTGTTCTCCGGCGGCTACATCGCTTCGGGCCCCGCCGAGTCTTCGCGACTCCCGACGCCCTACCTGCCCGAAGGCCTCTCGCTGCTCGGGTTCGAGGGCGCCGGCGAAGTCCAGACCCCCGTTTCCGGCGAAGCCGCCCGGCACCTGCGGCTCGGCGACCGCGTCTGGCTGCGCCACGCGAAGGCGGGCGAACTCGCCGAACGCTTCACGCACTACCACGTCGTCGTCGGCGACCGCGTCGACCGGACCGTCCCCACCTACCGAGGCGAATCCCAAAATTTCGGCTGA
- a CDS encoding NAD(P)H-binding protein, which translates to MRVVIAGGHGQIALKLEKLLSARGDQAVGIVRNPDHVADLQAAGAEAVVLDLEKSDVDAVAKVLDGADAAVFAAGAGPGSGTARKDTVDRAAAALFAAASERAGVRRHIQVGSMGADKWETADVPDDFRIYLKAKKAAEDDLRARDLDWTILRPGQLTDDEGTGKILIVEATGRGPIPRQDVAAILVALLDTPSTAGRVLEAISGDTAISQAFSAL; encoded by the coding sequence ATGCGAGTAGTCATTGCGGGTGGACACGGACAGATCGCGCTGAAACTGGAGAAACTCCTCTCCGCACGCGGTGATCAGGCGGTCGGGATCGTGCGCAACCCCGATCACGTCGCCGATCTCCAGGCTGCCGGTGCCGAAGCGGTCGTCCTCGATCTGGAAAAGTCCGATGTGGACGCCGTCGCCAAGGTGCTCGACGGTGCCGACGCCGCCGTCTTCGCGGCGGGCGCCGGGCCGGGCAGCGGCACCGCCCGCAAGGACACTGTGGACAGAGCGGCCGCGGCACTGTTCGCGGCGGCCTCCGAGCGGGCGGGCGTCCGGCGGCACATCCAGGTCGGCTCCATGGGGGCGGACAAATGGGAGACCGCGGACGTCCCGGACGATTTCCGGATCTATCTCAAGGCCAAGAAAGCGGCCGAAGACGATCTGCGCGCCCGCGATCTCGACTGGACGATCCTCCGGCCGGGACAGCTCACCGACGACGAGGGCACCGGCAAGATCCTGATCGTCGAAGCCACCGGACGCGGGCCCATTCCCCGGCAGGACGTCGCCGCGATCCTCGTCGCGCTGCTCGACACCCCGTCGACGGCGGGCCGTGTCCTCGAAGCGATCTCGGGTGATACTGCTATCTCTCAGGCCTTTTCCGCTCTGTGA
- a CDS encoding TetR/AcrR family transcriptional regulator: MSDIQAAKPQAETTPLRRQPVQQRSAKRVEQMLDASAQLIDELGYDALTTTLIAKRAGVAVGSLYQFFPDKRAVVQALTQRNLERFVASVSETLNELAPEHWWDVVDSILDIYLAMHREVPGFSKVHFGDVVDRQLLDETRDNNAVIVDALTDVLSARIQSPPDDIRFALTIANETADALLKLAFRRDPRGDERIVAEAKSVVKGYLASKFGEA; encoded by the coding sequence GTGTCCGACATCCAGGCCGCGAAACCGCAAGCGGAGACCACTCCGCTCCGGCGGCAGCCCGTCCAGCAGCGCAGCGCCAAGCGGGTGGAGCAGATGCTCGACGCCAGCGCCCAGCTGATCGACGAACTCGGTTACGACGCATTGACGACCACGCTGATCGCGAAGCGCGCCGGCGTGGCCGTCGGTTCGCTGTACCAGTTCTTCCCCGACAAGCGGGCCGTGGTGCAGGCGCTGACGCAACGGAACCTCGAACGGTTCGTCGCTTCGGTGTCGGAAACACTGAACGAGCTCGCGCCCGAACACTGGTGGGACGTCGTGGACTCGATCCTCGACATCTACCTCGCGATGCACCGCGAGGTACCCGGCTTTTCGAAGGTCCACTTCGGTGACGTCGTGGACCGGCAGCTCCTGGACGAGACCCGCGACAACAACGCCGTCATCGTCGACGCGCTCACCGACGTGCTTTCAGCGCGAATCCAGTCACCGCCCGACGACATCCGGTTCGCGCTGACGATCGCGAACGAGACTGCGGACGCCCTGCTGAAGCTGGCCTTCCGCCGGGACCCGCGAGGGGACGAGCGGATCGTGGCGGAGGCGAAGTCGGTGGTGAAGGGGTACTTGGCGAGCAAGTTCGGCGAGGCCTGA